A genome region from Pseudomonas sp. S06B 330 includes the following:
- a CDS encoding NAD(P)-binding protein, giving the protein MEITRRDFINGVAIGIAAGLTPLQLLQAAQNERYYPPSLTGLRGSHVGAFEVAHQMGWEKKRFTTDALPISETYDLVVVGGGISGLSAAFFYREKHPTAKILILENHDDFGGHAKRNEFSAGGRMIIGYGGSEAFQSPNHLYSTEVNALLNKLGVDIKRFETAFDRSFYPDLGLSRGVFFDKEHFGEDKLVSGDPTPMVADDIAPTQLNARSISDFINDFPLPESDRKALIDLHQTPRDYLAGKSLEDKTTYLERTSYQDFLLKDVGLSATAVKYFQGRTNDFMALSIDTVAAADAYSVGFPGFAAMNLEPISEEAQAEMQEPYIYHFPDGNASLARLLVRSLIPPVAPGKDMEDIVLANFDYSQLDRAEQLVRLRLNSTAVSVRNVEGAVNVGYSRDGQLVQVRGKHCILACYNMMIPYLLRDLSTEQAHALSQNVKFPLVYSKVIVRNWQAFQTLGVHEIYAATQPYSRIKLDYPVSLGGYEHPRDPAQPIGLHMVYVPTSPDSGMNSRDQARAGRGRLYGTPFDVLESQLREQLQRMLGPGGFDHTQDILAITVNRWPHGYACFTNTLYDDAEQTEQWMELARKPVGNVSIANSDAAWSAYAHAAIDEAWRAVGELA; this is encoded by the coding sequence ATGGAAATCACCCGACGCGACTTCATCAATGGCGTCGCTATCGGCATTGCCGCGGGCCTGACGCCCCTGCAATTGCTGCAAGCTGCCCAGAATGAGCGCTACTACCCACCGTCCTTGACTGGACTACGTGGCAGCCATGTCGGCGCCTTCGAAGTGGCGCACCAAATGGGCTGGGAGAAAAAGCGCTTCACCACTGACGCCCTGCCGATCAGCGAAACCTACGACCTGGTGGTGGTCGGCGGTGGTATCAGCGGGCTCTCGGCGGCCTTTTTCTATCGGGAAAAACACCCAACAGCAAAAATCCTCATTCTGGAAAACCACGACGACTTTGGCGGGCATGCCAAACGCAACGAATTCAGCGCCGGTGGCCGGATGATTATCGGCTACGGTGGCAGCGAAGCCTTTCAGTCCCCCAACCACCTGTACAGCACCGAGGTCAACGCGTTGCTGAACAAGCTCGGCGTCGATATCAAACGCTTCGAAACCGCGTTCGATCGCAGCTTCTATCCCGACCTGGGCTTGTCACGCGGGGTGTTTTTCGACAAAGAGCACTTCGGCGAAGATAAATTGGTCAGCGGCGATCCGACGCCGATGGTCGCCGACGACATTGCCCCGACACAGCTCAACGCCCGCTCGATCAGTGACTTCATCAACGATTTCCCCTTGCCAGAAAGCGACCGCAAGGCCTTGATCGACCTGCACCAGACGCCTCGGGATTACCTGGCAGGCAAGTCCCTGGAGGACAAAACCACCTACTTGGAGCGCACCAGCTACCAGGACTTTCTGCTCAAGGATGTCGGCCTGTCAGCAACGGCGGTGAAGTATTTTCAAGGGCGCACCAACGATTTTATGGCCCTGAGCATCGATACGGTGGCTGCTGCTGACGCCTACAGCGTAGGCTTCCCTGGTTTTGCCGCGATGAACCTGGAGCCTATTAGCGAAGAAGCCCAGGCCGAAATGCAAGAGCCCTACATCTACCATTTCCCTGACGGCAATGCTTCGTTGGCGCGCTTGCTGGTGCGCAGCCTGATTCCACCTGTAGCACCGGGCAAGGACATGGAAGACATCGTCCTGGCCAATTTCGACTACAGCCAGCTCGACCGCGCCGAGCAACTGGTTCGCCTGCGCCTGAACAGTACCGCGGTCAGCGTGCGCAATGTTGAGGGCGCGGTAAACGTCGGCTACAGCCGCGACGGGCAACTGGTCCAGGTGCGCGGCAAGCACTGCATCCTTGCCTGCTACAACATGATGATCCCTTACTTGCTGCGCGACCTGTCCACTGAGCAGGCCCATGCTCTGAGCCAGAATGTGAAGTTCCCGCTGGTTTACAGCAAAGTCATCGTGCGCAACTGGCAAGCGTTTCAAACGCTTGGGGTGCATGAAATCTATGCCGCCACCCAACCCTACAGTCGGATCAAACTGGACTACCCGGTCAGTCTCGGCGGCTACGAGCATCCACGCGACCCGGCACAGCCCATTGGCCTGCACATGGTCTACGTGCCGACCAGCCCCGACAGCGGGATGAACAGCCGGGACCAGGCTCGCGCCGGGCGTGGACGCTTGTATGGCACGCCGTTTGATGTACTGGAAAGCCAATTGCGCGAACAGTTGCAGCGAATGCTTGGCCCCGGTGGTTTTGATCACACCCAGGACATCCTGGCGATTACCGTCAACCGCTGGCCACACGGATACGCTTGTTTCACCAACACCCTTTATGACGACGCCGAACAGACGGAACAGTGGATGGAACTCGCGCGCAAGCCGGTCGGCAACGTCAGCATCGCCAATTCCGATGCGGCCTGGAGTGCTTATGCGCATGCGGCCATTGATGAGGCCTGGCGGGCGGTGGGTGAGCTTGCATAA
- a CDS encoding YaeQ family protein, with translation MAQPSTTYKFELNLTDLDRGVYESVKQTIARHPSETEERMAVRLLAYALFYNEQLAFGRGLSEVDEPALWEKSLDDRVLHWIEVGQPDAERLTWCSRRTERTSLLAYGSLRVWETKVVPAVKNLKNVNIAAVPQEVLETLAKDMPRAIKWDVMISEGTIFVTDDRGQHEVQLQWLLGERG, from the coding sequence ATGGCCCAGCCCTCCACGACCTACAAGTTTGAACTGAACCTCACCGATCTTGATCGCGGTGTGTACGAAAGCGTCAAGCAAACCATTGCCCGCCACCCTTCGGAAACCGAAGAGCGTATGGCCGTGCGGTTGTTGGCCTATGCGCTGTTCTACAACGAACAGCTGGCGTTCGGTCGCGGCTTGTCGGAGGTCGATGAGCCCGCTTTGTGGGAAAAAAGCCTGGATGATCGCGTGTTGCACTGGATTGAAGTCGGTCAGCCAGACGCGGAGCGTTTGACCTGGTGCTCGCGTCGCACTGAACGTACCAGCCTGCTGGCCTATGGCAGCCTGCGTGTATGGGAGACCAAGGTCGTTCCAGCGGTCAAGAATCTGAAGAATGTGAATATTGCCGCTGTGCCGCAGGAGGTCCTGGAGACACTGGCCAAAGACATGCCGCGAGCGATCAAGTGGGATGTGATGATCAGCGAAGGTACGATCTTTGTCACTGATGACCGCGGCCAGCATGAAGTCCAGCTGCAATGGCTGCTGGGTGAGCGCGGCTGA
- a CDS encoding CaiB/BaiF CoA transferase family protein, giving the protein MPTPSKPLAGLKVIELGTLIAGPFASRICAEFGAQVIKVESPDGGDPLRKWRKLYEGTSLWWFVQARNKQSLTLNLKHAEGIDILKKLLADADILIENFRPGVLEKLGLGWDTLHALNPKLVMVRLSGFGQTGPMKDQPGFGAVGESMGGLRYITGFEDRPPVRTGISIGDSIAALWGVIGALMALRHREVNGGEGQVVDVALYEAIFAMMESMVPEFDVFGFIRERTGNIMPGITPSSIHTSADGKHVQIGANGDAIFKRFMQAIGRQDLADDPQLASNDGRDLRRDELYGVIDRWAASLTLDALMQVLNDAQVPASRIFSAEDMFSDPQFLAREMFLHAKLPDGKPFKMPGIVPKLSETPGSSEWVGPELGAHTEQLLAELGYDAPGIARLREQGAV; this is encoded by the coding sequence ATGCCCACGCCCAGCAAACCCCTCGCCGGACTGAAAGTCATCGAACTCGGTACCCTGATTGCCGGCCCTTTTGCTTCGCGCATCTGTGCCGAATTCGGTGCCCAGGTCATCAAGGTCGAGTCCCCCGATGGCGGTGATCCGTTACGCAAATGGCGCAAGCTGTATGAGGGCACTTCGCTGTGGTGGTTTGTCCAGGCCCGTAACAAGCAATCGCTGACCCTCAACCTCAAGCATGCCGAAGGCATCGACATTCTGAAAAAGCTGCTGGCCGACGCCGACATCCTGATCGAGAATTTCCGCCCCGGCGTACTGGAAAAGCTCGGCCTGGGCTGGGACACGCTGCACGCCCTGAACCCCAAGCTGGTGATGGTGCGCCTGTCCGGCTTTGGCCAGACCGGGCCGATGAAAGACCAGCCTGGCTTTGGTGCGGTGGGTGAGTCCATGGGCGGGCTGCGCTACATCACCGGTTTCGAAGACCGCCCCCCGGTGCGTACGGGCATTTCTATCGGCGACTCAATCGCTGCATTGTGGGGGGTGATCGGCGCCTTGATGGCGTTGCGTCATCGCGAAGTCAATGGCGGTGAAGGCCAAGTGGTGGATGTCGCCTTGTACGAAGCGATCTTCGCGATGATGGAAAGCATGGTGCCCGAGTTTGATGTGTTCGGTTTTATTCGCGAGCGCACGGGCAACATCATGCCAGGCATCACGCCTTCGTCGATCCACACCAGCGCCGACGGCAAACATGTGCAGATCGGTGCCAACGGCGATGCGATCTTCAAACGCTTCATGCAGGCCATCGGCCGCCAGGACCTGGCCGACGATCCGCAATTGGCCAGTAACGACGGCCGCGATTTACGCCGCGATGAACTCTACGGCGTCATCGACCGCTGGGCCGCCAGCCTAACGCTGGACGCTCTGATGCAGGTGCTCAACGATGCGCAGGTCCCGGCCAGCCGTATTTTCAGTGCCGAAGATATGTTCAGCGATCCGCAGTTTCTGGCCCGCGAAATGTTCCTGCACGCCAAGCTTCCCGACGGCAAGCCGTTCAAGATGCCTGGGATCGTGCCAAAACTATCAGAGACACCGGGCTCCAGCGAATGGGTCGGGCCGGAACTGGGCGCGCACACCGAGCAACTGCTTGCTGAGCTCGGCTACGACGCACCAGGCATTGCACGCCTACGTGAGCAAGGCGCGGTGTAA
- a CDS encoding NADH:flavin oxidoreductase/NADH oxidase — MSLLLDPYTLRHLTLPNRIAVSPMCQYSSVDGLANDWHLVHLGSRAVGGAGLIFTEATAVTADGRITAQDLGLWDDAQIAPLQRITRFITAQGAVPGIQLAHAGRKASTYRPWLGKQGSVKPQEGGWVPIGPSKIAFDPQHTAPVEMSKAQIDEVIQAFVDAAQRALKAGFKVVEVHAAHGYLLHQFLSPLSNQRRDEYGSSFENRVRLTLQVTEAVREVWPEELPVFVRLSATDWVEDGWNPDETVELAKRLRKLGVDLIDVSSGGTSVNAEIPTGPGYQTQFAAKVREESGIATGTVGMITDPMQAETILRTAQADIIFLARELLRDPYWPLHADDDLGGNRATWPAQYQRATSRANPIHESDLRD, encoded by the coding sequence ATGAGCCTGCTGCTTGATCCCTATACCCTGCGCCACCTGACCCTGCCCAACCGTATTGCGGTTTCACCCATGTGCCAGTACTCCAGTGTCGATGGCCTGGCCAATGACTGGCACCTGGTTCATCTGGGCAGCCGCGCGGTGGGCGGTGCCGGATTGATTTTTACCGAAGCCACGGCGGTCACTGCCGATGGCCGGATTACTGCCCAGGACCTGGGGCTGTGGGACGATGCGCAGATTGCGCCGTTGCAACGCATCACCCGCTTTATTACCGCGCAGGGCGCCGTGCCAGGCATTCAGTTGGCCCATGCCGGACGCAAAGCCAGTACCTATCGGCCATGGTTAGGCAAGCAGGGTAGCGTCAAGCCGCAAGAGGGCGGCTGGGTGCCGATCGGGCCGTCGAAGATTGCTTTCGACCCGCAGCACACCGCACCTGTGGAGATGAGCAAAGCGCAGATTGACGAGGTGATCCAGGCCTTTGTCGACGCGGCGCAGCGTGCGTTGAAAGCCGGTTTCAAAGTGGTTGAGGTGCATGCGGCTCATGGCTATTTGTTGCATCAGTTCCTTTCGCCCTTGAGCAATCAACGCCGTGATGAATACGGCAGCAGCTTCGAAAATCGCGTTCGTTTGACCTTGCAGGTAACTGAGGCGGTGCGAGAAGTCTGGCCGGAAGAGTTGCCGGTGTTTGTCCGGCTCTCGGCCACCGATTGGGTCGAGGATGGCTGGAACCCGGATGAAACCGTCGAGCTGGCCAAGCGTTTGAGGAAGCTGGGGGTGGATTTGATTGATGTCTCCTCCGGGGGAACATCAGTGAATGCCGAGATCCCCACGGGGCCTGGGTATCAGACGCAATTTGCCGCGAAGGTGCGTGAGGAGTCGGGGATTGCTACCGGTACGGTGGGGATGATTACCGATCCGATGCAGGCTGAAACCATATTGCGTACCGCGCAGGCCGATATCATCTTTCTGGCCCGCGAGCTGTTGCGCGATCCCTATTGGCCTTTGCATGCAGATGATGATCTTGGGGGGAACAGGGCGACCTGGCCGGCGCAATATCAACGTGCGACCAGTCGCGCTAATCCAATTCATGAGTCGGATTTACGCGATTGA
- the recJ gene encoding single-stranded-DNA-specific exonuclease RecJ, with protein MRIEPRPLPSTLPLLGDLPPLLTRLYAARGVQSAEELDKSLARLLPFQQLKGIDAAVDLLVEALAERQRILIVGDFDADGATASTVGVLGLRLLGAAHVDYLVPNRFEYGYGLTPEIVQVALERQPQLLITVDNGISSVDGVAAAKAAGLKVLVTDHHLPGTELPGADAIVNPNQPGCTFASKALAGVGVIFYVLMALRARLRSLGHYENQPQPNIGELLDLVALGSVADVVPLDANNRILVHQGLERIRAGRARPGLKAILEVARRDHARITSTDLGFILGPRLNAAGRLDDMSLGIECLLSEDPNLALEMAGQLDELNQDRKSIEQGMQREALAQLKDLPLESMPFGLCLFEPDWHQGVIGILASRLKERYHRPTIAFADAGDGMLKGSARSVPGFHIRDALDAVAARQPQLISKFGGHAMAAGLSLPADNFPAFAQAFDEEVRRQLQEDDLTGRLLTDGTLAVEEFHLELARALRHAGPWGQHFPEPLFHGVFQLVEQRVVGERHLKVVLKSECGAVKLDGIAFSVDREVWPNPTVRWVELAYKLDVNEFRGQESVQLMIAHMEPR; from the coding sequence ATGCGTATCGAACCACGCCCACTACCTTCGACCCTGCCGCTGCTCGGCGACCTGCCGCCGTTGCTGACTCGCCTGTACGCCGCCCGCGGCGTGCAGTCAGCCGAAGAACTGGACAAAAGTCTGGCACGCCTGCTGCCTTTTCAGCAGCTCAAGGGCATTGATGCGGCGGTGGATCTGCTGGTTGAGGCCCTGGCTGAGCGTCAGCGTATTCTGATTGTTGGCGACTTCGATGCCGATGGTGCCACGGCCAGTACGGTGGGCGTGCTGGGCTTGCGCCTGCTGGGCGCAGCCCATGTCGATTATCTGGTGCCTAATCGCTTCGAATATGGCTACGGCCTGACGCCTGAGATTGTCCAGGTCGCGCTGGAGCGTCAACCTCAGCTGTTGATCACCGTCGACAACGGTATTTCCAGTGTCGACGGCGTGGCAGCGGCGAAAGCGGCCGGGCTCAAGGTGCTGGTGACCGATCACCACTTGCCAGGCACTGAATTGCCAGGCGCTGATGCCATCGTCAACCCCAACCAGCCGGGTTGCACCTTTGCCAGTAAGGCGCTGGCCGGGGTTGGGGTGATCTTTTACGTGCTGATGGCGTTGCGCGCGCGCCTGCGTAGCCTCGGGCACTATGAAAACCAGCCTCAACCGAATATCGGTGAATTGCTCGACCTGGTGGCGCTGGGCAGTGTCGCTGACGTGGTGCCGCTGGATGCCAATAACCGTATCCTGGTGCACCAGGGGCTCGAACGCATTCGTGCCGGTCGTGCCCGCCCGGGGCTCAAGGCGATCCTGGAAGTGGCGCGGCGTGACCACGCGCGTATCACCTCCACTGACCTGGGCTTTATTCTCGGGCCACGGCTCAATGCTGCCGGTCGCCTGGATGACATGAGCCTGGGCATCGAGTGCCTGCTCAGCGAGGACCCGAACCTGGCTCTGGAGATGGCCGGGCAGTTGGATGAATTAAACCAGGACCGCAAATCCATCGAGCAAGGCATGCAGCGCGAAGCACTGGCCCAGCTCAAGGACCTGCCACTGGAGTCGATGCCCTTCGGCCTTTGTCTGTTCGAACCAGACTGGCATCAGGGCGTGATTGGCATTCTTGCCTCGCGTCTCAAGGAACGCTACCACAGGCCAACCATTGCCTTCGCCGATGCAGGTGATGGCATGCTCAAGGGCTCAGCCCGTTCGGTACCAGGTTTTCACATTCGTGATGCCTTGGATGCCGTGGCGGCGCGCCAGCCGCAACTGATCAGCAAGTTCGGCGGCCATGCCATGGCCGCCGGACTGTCGTTGCCGGCGGATAACTTCCCGGCATTTGCCCAGGCGTTCGACGAAGAAGTGCGCAGGCAGTTGCAGGAAGATGACCTGACCGGCCGTCTGCTCACGGATGGCACGTTGGCCGTTGAAGAGTTTCACCTGGAGCTGGCGCGCGCACTGCGCCACGCCGGCCCTTGGGGGCAGCACTTCCCCGAGCCGTTGTTCCATGGGGTGTTCCAGCTGGTTGAGCAACGGGTGGTGGGCGAACGGCACCTGAAGGTGGTGCTCAAAAGCGAGTGCGGCGCGGTAAAACTCGATGGCATCGCCTTTAGCGTTGATCGGGAAGTTTGGCCGAACCCGACCGTGCGTTGGGTCGAATTGGCCTACAAGCTTGACGTCAACGAGTTCCGCGGCCAGGAAAGCGTACAGCTGATGATCGCGCATATGGAGCCGCGCTGA
- a CDS encoding TIGR02285 family protein: MIKRRRQRCHTLLALMLCTLLGTSMPGIAVAKERLFWLLRDLPPLTIFEGSSKGQGVVDQLLPMLIEKMPEYDHSILRVNRARGNQMLQEGRFTCDPTLLWTPERAQFVHFSQPSLGILSSGVVVRQQDQPLLKPYLNNDEVNLRTLLDSTSMKLGVVAERSYSPTVDALLKTLPAKTLSRHFGNDAVTNLLQMQQRERLQLLLGYWPEVRYLIQQQGWPADNYRFYPIQGVARYQFIHVGCADTPLGREAISHIDQLLKTLRRDTLPDLYAKWLDPELRERYLQDSQQFFGD, encoded by the coding sequence ATGATCAAACGCAGGCGACAGCGCTGCCATACGCTGTTGGCATTGATGCTCTGCACCCTGCTGGGCACCAGCATGCCCGGTATTGCAGTGGCCAAGGAACGGTTGTTCTGGCTGCTGCGCGACCTGCCGCCGCTGACGATCTTCGAGGGTTCAAGCAAAGGCCAGGGAGTCGTCGACCAGTTGCTACCGATGCTGATCGAAAAAATGCCCGAATACGATCACAGCATCCTGCGGGTCAACCGCGCACGCGGCAATCAGATGCTCCAGGAGGGGCGTTTTACCTGCGACCCCACCCTCCTATGGACACCCGAGCGTGCTCAATTCGTGCACTTCTCCCAGCCCAGTCTGGGCATTCTCAGCAGCGGCGTGGTGGTGCGCCAACAAGACCAGCCTCTGCTCAAACCCTACTTGAACAACGACGAAGTCAACCTGCGCACCTTGCTCGACAGCACTTCAATGAAACTCGGCGTGGTTGCTGAACGCAGCTATAGCCCTACGGTCGATGCCTTGCTCAAGACCCTGCCAGCCAAAACCTTGAGCCGTCACTTTGGCAATGATGCGGTGACCAACTTGCTGCAGATGCAACAACGCGAGCGCCTGCAGTTATTGCTTGGCTACTGGCCGGAGGTCCGCTACCTGATACAACAACAAGGATGGCCGGCAGACAACTACCGGTTCTATCCGATCCAGGGTGTGGCTCGCTACCAGTTCATCCACGTTGGTTGTGCCGACACCCCGCTTGGGCGCGAAGCCATCAGTCACATTGACCAACTGCTGAAAACCCTACGCCGCGATACCTTGCCAGACCTCTATGCCAAGTGGTTGGACCCGGAGCTGCGCGAACGCTACCTGCAGGACAGTCAGCAGTTTTTCGGCGACTGA